Part of the Myxococcales bacterium genome is shown below.
CGGCGCGGGCGAGGGCTACGTCGCCCTCGCGAAGGAACGCCTCGAGGAGCAGCAACGCGACCGCGCTCGGCGACTGACCCCCGAGAGGGGGCGCGTCCGCGCGAAGTCGATCGATGCGCCCCTCGAAGACAAGCGCGGCCTCGCCGCGCTGCGCGGAGGGGTACGCTCCGGGCTCAAAGGCCACTCCGCCTTCGGCGCCCTTCACCAGAAAGCTGTCCGGCAGATGCACGCTCGATGTCTATCAGCTCCCAAGCGAGGCCGGCGCGAAGTGAGAACGTTCCGCCACCCGGTGCGCCGATGACCGCGCACCTGTTTCTACTTTCCCTCGCGGGCACGCGCTGGCTCGGCCCCGAACGAACGGCCGAGCTCTTGCGGCGGCTAGGAACGGCGCGACGGCGCGTGGGGCTCGCGGGGCGTCACAACACCAAGGAGGCGGTGCGCGCGCGCGTTCTCCAGGCGCTTCGGCGCGTGCCGCTCCCCATCGAGTGTTTGGACCAAGCGCTCGTGACTTGGTACCTGCTCAACTTGAAAGGTCACCCGGCGACGCTCAAGATCGGGATGCGTCTGTCGCCGGTGATCGGTCACGCGTGGGTCGATGCAGACGGGACCCTCTTCGGCGAAATCCCCGGCCTCGAAGACTTCGCCATCGTGAACGAGCTCTTGCCGTGGGGTGAGGAGGACGAGAATTGAGCGCGAAACTCGCGAAGGGTGTGTCGTTGACAGAGATCGAAGGCAAGGCCGTCCTCTTCGCGATGCGAACGGGGGACACGTTCGGCCTAAGCGAGACGGCCGCCGTCTTCCTGCGCGCCCTGCTCAAGGGGACGTTCGAAAGCGCGGTCGTTGCCGTCACCGACAGCTACGACGCCGATCCGAAAGCCGTTGGCGACGACATGCGCGAGCTCCTGGCGGAGCTCGAACGCATGAAGCTGCTCGAGCGAGCCTGAGCGACACGACGCGACGCGACGCGACGCGACGCGTGGGAAGCGAAAGATGCGATGGCGGAAACGCACCACCCGCGCCATAGTCGGCGCTTCGAATTGGGGGGGCGACCAGGAGTACCGCATGACGACTCGCCCGCTTCATTCCCTTCGCGCTTTCGCCACCCTCGCAACGTTTGGAGTCCTGACCGCCGTGGCCGCGTGCAGCAGCGACGCGACGTCGAGTTCGCCGGCAGCATCCAGCGACGCGTCCACGACGACGAACGCCGACGGAGCCACGACTTCACAGCAAAGCGACGCGTCGACCAGCGACGCCGCAGTGACCGCCCTCGACTGCACCACCGCGAACCAATCGCTCGTGTTTTCGTCCGTCTCGGCGAACATTCAGAAAGGCGCGTTCACGACGCCGCCGGCCGGCATCAAGACGCCGAGCCAGCTCTTTCTGGAGCTGAAAGAAACCGTTTCGTCGGTCGAGCGCACCTTCGACGTCGAGTTCTACGCGACGACCTTGGCGGTAGGAAAAGCCTTCGACATCGCAACGCAAGGCGCGCCCGGTGGCGCTGACACGGCGTGGGGCAGCTACTTCGAATCGGGCGCCGGCGCACCGCCGAGCGGCGACGTCTTCATCCCGCAGAGCGGAAAGATCACGGTCGTGTGCGCGACCGCCGACTTTCTCGGCGTGACGCTCAAGGATGTGGTGTTCGGTAGCGCCGGTGGCGGTCCGGGGGCTGTCGACGCGGCGGCGGCGGGCTCCTTCACCGCGAACGGGACGATCGTCGCGAAGCTCGTGGCCGGCACTCACTGAGGGGCGCGCTCGACGGGGCGCGGGGCCTTCGGGTAAAGCTGACGCGTCACGCGCCGACGCTGCGCGCAAACCTGAAGGTCCCATGAGTGCCCCTGCCGCCGTCACCGCCGAGAAGCTCTTCGAGGAGGCGTTTCTTCCGCTCTACCCGGAAGACGCCGCCCGGGATCTCAAGACCGCGCGACGCGTGGACGCGAACCCAGGGCAAAACCCGAACATCGAAGAGCACCTCCGAGAGGCAGCGCAAATCTTCGCGGCCATGGCGCCGGAAGCGCTCGGCGGCGCCGTCGACCTCGACTTCACCGACGCGAGCGTGCACCGCCTGACGCCGCTCCTGTCGGCACGAGCGCGCGACCGCTGGCGCGCCGAAGACGCCCATGGCACGGCGCGCGGCACGCTCTTCAACTTCGTCGTCCACGGCGCGGCCTACGTCGGAGAGTGCGCGAGGCGCGGCCGGGAACGCCAAGTGGCTCGTCCGTCGCCCCCTCTGGGAGAGCCTC
Proteins encoded:
- a CDS encoding PqqD family protein, translating into MSAKLAKGVSLTEIEGKAVLFAMRTGDTFGLSETAAVFLRALLKGTFESAVVAVTDSYDADPKAVGDDMRELLAELERMKLLERA
- a CDS encoding lasso peptide biosynthesis B2 protein, which codes for MTAHLFLLSLAGTRWLGPERTAELLRRLGTARRRVGLAGRHNTKEAVRARVLQALRRVPLPIECLDQALVTWYLLNLKGHPATLKIGMRLSPVIGHAWVDADGTLFGEIPGLEDFAIVNELLPWGEEDEN